GGCCCCGGCCAAGGCCCCGGCCGCCGGCGCGAACCGCGCGACCACGACATCGCGCAAGTCCCGGTGGTCCAGCACACGCACGCCACGTCCGCGTTCGACCCGCATCCCCAGCTGTTCGCCCGGGGCCAGGGGCCGCGGATCGGCCTGCAGGATCTCGAACGGCACTGCCGACCGTTCCGAGGCGGCGAACCAGCCCTCGGTCGTGGCGAGCACCCACAGCGGCCGCAGGCCGAGGGCGTCGGCGGCGAAGTGGACGTCGTCGCCCCAGCGGCAGACGAGGGCGGCCGGCCCCTGGGCATGGGGGCCCCAGAAGTGGCGGAGGTAGCGGTAGGCCGCCGCCGCCTCGGTCCCGAGGGCCGCCAACTGCGGCGCGGCCGGCGGGAACATGGCCGCCATGGCCTCGGCGAGCGTGAAGCCGGAGCGGGTGACGAATGCATGCAGCACCCGGTCGAGATCCTGCGAGTCGGAGCCGCCGGGCACCATGGGAATCCCCAGCAGCCCAGCTTCCCGGCGCAGGCGGTCGATGGTGTCGATTTCGCCGTTGTGGCCGAGGAGAGCGGCCGGTTGCACGCGTTCGAAGGCCGGCAGCGTGTTGGTCGAGAAGCGGCTGTGGCCCAGCGTGATGGCCGACCAGGCGGGGGTCGGCGAGATCGGGGTAGTAGCCGCCGAGCGCGGCGACACCGCCGTGCACCTTGTAGACGGCGTGGTGCCGCGATAGCGACGCGACATGTGCTCCCGCCCGCTCGAAGGCCAGTTGCGCCTCGAACAGCGCCAGGTCCGGGTCGGCCGCCCGCACGCGCAGCGCCAGTTGCGCGAAGACCGGCTCCCGCCGGGCCGCGGCGGGCCCGAGGGCCGCCGAGTTCACGGCGCCGACGACCGAGGCGAGCCCTTCCAGGCCGGCGGGGAGGTCCGGCAGGGCGCGCGTCTCGCCCAGGAACAGGTGCGCGACCGCGAAGTCCTCCTCCCAGGCGACGTCCCCGACGCGTTCGGCCCAGAGCGCCCGCGGCAGATCCACGTGCACGCCGACCCCGTCCAGTTCGCCGGCCATGCGGCCGCAGCGGTGCTCCATCGCCTGCAGGCCGGCCAGCACGCGTTCCAGGCCCCTGCGTCCCGCCTGGTGCGAGACATGCGCGATGAGCGCACACGCGTCATGGCCGGCAAACGGCACCGGCGCGTCGTCTGGACGGCGCGTCAACCAACAACTCCAGTCTTGCGGCCCTCGTCCGTGAGGGTATCGGCCTGGCGTCGTCGTCGACGCACGCACGAGGTCCGCCCTCGTCGGCGGACCCAGCCCTTCTTACCCTGCGGCGAAAGGTTTGGTACCGCCGGCGCGGCCGAATTCCTTTGGCATCCCGCGGTAGAATTGCCCGCATGGCACTCTACACGCGCATCCTGATCGGCATGGTGCTGGGCGCCGGCCTCGGCGTCCTGGCGCAGATCGCCGCGGGTGCGCCCGCGGTGTCGGCCTCCGTCTCGTTCCTGAACACGCAGGTGATGGATCCGGCCGGCAAGCTGTTCATCCAGGCGATCAAGTTCGTGGTCGTGCCGCTGGTGGTCTCGTCGCTGGTGCTGGGGATCGCGTCCCTGGGGGACATCCGCAAGATCGGCCGCGTGGGCGGCAAGACCATGCTCTACTACGCGGGCACGCTCACCGCCGCCGTGTTGATCGCCCTGGCCGTGGGCCTCACGACGAAGCCGGGCGGGGGGCTGTCGCCCGAACTCAAGCAGTCGCTGCTGGACACCTTCAAACCGGCCCTGGATGCCAAGGTGGCCGCCGCCGGCCAGGCCGCCGCGGCCCCGAAGTCCCTGGGCGATTTCCTGCTGGCCATGCTGCCTGCCAATCCGCTGGCGGCGGCGGTCGCGGGCGACATGCTGCCGATCATCGTAGCGAGCCTGCTGTTCGGCCTGGCGCTCGCAACCCTGGACGCCGGGCGCGCCCGCCCGGTCCTGGCGGTCTGCGAGGGCGTCTACGACGCCATGCTCAAGATCGTGGGCGTCATCATGGAGGTCGCCCCGTTTGCCGTGTTCGCCCTGCTCTTCTCGGTCACGTCGCGGCTGGGCTGGGACATCTTCGCGGCCCTTCTCCAGTTCACGGCCGTCTGCCTCCTGGCGTTCGCCCTGCAGGCGGCCCTGGTATACCTGCCCGCCATTCGCATCCTCTCGGGCTGGAACATCGCCGACTACATCCGCCGCACCCTGCCGGTGCTCGAGACGGCCTTCTCGACCAGTTCGTCCAACGCCACGCTGCCGCTGTCGCTCAAGGCGGCCGAGGAGGATCTGGGCGTGCCCAGGGAGATTGCCGGGTTCACGATCCCGCTGGGCGCCACGGTCAACATGGACGGCACGGCCATCTACATCGTGCTGACGGGCCTCTTCGTGGCGCAGATCATGGTCCCCGACCCGCTGACCGCGGGCCAGCTAGGCATGCTCGGCGTCATGGCCGGCCTGGCCGCGATCGGCGCGGCGGGCATCCCGGGCGGCAGCATCCCGCTGATGGCCGGCGTCTTCGGCTCCGTGGGCATCCCGCCGGCGGGCATCGCCCTGGTGCTGGGCATGGACCGCCTGCTCGACATGTGCCGCACGACCCTGAACGTCTACGGCGATCTCACATGCGCCACCTTCGTCGCGAGATCGGAACGCCGGCTGCAATCTCCCGCAATGGCGACGACGCCCGATGCGAGTGCCGGCGTGACCCATCCATGAAAACGCCGGCTGCAATCTCCCGCAATGGCGACGACGCCCGATGCGAGTGCCGGCGTGACCCATCCATGAAAACGCCGGCTGCAATCTCCCGCAATGGCGACGACGCCCGATGCGAGTGCCGGCGTGACCCACCCATGAAAACGCCGGCTGCAATCTCCCGCAATGGCGACGACGCCCGATGCGAGTGCCGGCGTGACCCACCCATGAAAACGCCGGCTGCAATCTCCCGCAATGGCGACGATGCCCGATGCGAGTGCCGGCGTGACCCACCCATGAAAACGCCGGCTGCAATCTCCCGCAATGGCGACGACGCCCGATGCAAGTGCCGGCGTGACCCACCCATGAGATCCCCGGGAAAACGGCCGCTCCCCCGCGCCCGGCGGTACCGTGCCGGCGCCGGATCCGGCCGGGGTCCAGGCGTCTCCCCCGTGCTATCATTGGCCTCCTGATGAACGCGCCCGCTGCTTTCTTCACCGGCCCCGCGCTGGTGGTCGCCATCATCGCCCTCCTGGCGGTGTTGATCTTCCTGCACGAACTGGGGCACTTCCTGGCGGCCAAGGCGCTCAAGATCCCGGTCAAGCAGTTCGCGCTGGGCTTCGGCCCGGCGCTGGTGGCGCGGCAATGGGGCGAGACGCAGTACCGCATCAACGCCCTGCCTCTCGGCGGCTACTGCGCTTTCGCCGACGACGTGCACGAGGACCCGGAGGGCACGCGCACGGTCGAACCGCACGCGTACCTGCGCAACCGGCCGCTGTGGCAACGCACGATCGTGGTCTCGGCCGGCGTGGTGGCCAACGTGCTGATCGCCTGGGTCGCCCTGGTCGTGCAAATGGGCGTCGTGGGCGTGCCCGAGGAGAAAGTCCTCGAGACGTCCAAGGTGGGCGTCCTGGTCACGACCGTGGTAGGCAAGCCGGCGAAGGAAGCCGGGCTCAAGGAGGGCGACCACGTGGTCGCCATCGACGGCGTGCGCCTGACCGCTCCCGAGGACT
This genomic stretch from Candidatus Tanganyikabacteria bacterium harbors:
- a CDS encoding dicarboxylate/amino acid:cation symporter, with amino-acid sequence MALYTRILIGMVLGAGLGVLAQIAAGAPAVSASVSFLNTQVMDPAGKLFIQAIKFVVVPLVVSSLVLGIASLGDIRKIGRVGGKTMLYYAGTLTAAVLIALAVGLTTKPGGGLSPELKQSLLDTFKPALDAKVAAAGQAAAAPKSLGDFLLAMLPANPLAAAVAGDMLPIIVASLLFGLALATLDAGRARPVLAVCEGVYDAMLKIVGVIMEVAPFAVFALLFSVTSRLGWDIFAALLQFTAVCLLAFALQAALVYLPAIRILSGWNIADYIRRTLPVLETAFSTSSSNATLPLSLKAAEEDLGVPREIAGFTIPLGATVNMDGTAIYIVLTGLFVAQIMVPDPLTAGQLGMLGVMAGLAAIGAAGIPGGSIPLMAGVFGSVGIPPAGIALVLGMDRLLDMCRTTLNVYGDLTCATFVARSERRLQSPAMATTPDASAGVTHP